A genomic window from Diospyros lotus cultivar Yz01 chromosome 2, ASM1463336v1, whole genome shotgun sequence includes:
- the LOC127795354 gene encoding subtilisin-like protease SBT5.6 has protein sequence MKNYHHSLCSLILLLHLTASYAAGERQAYIVYLGRHSGLKTTQEIEDAHHSYLLSVKATEDEAKASLIYSYKKVINGFSALLTSDEAAKLSEMEEVVSVFPGRSRSVQTTRSWGFVSLLAGGGHSTHSLQELWAKAGYGKDIIVGVLDTGIWPESQSFNDMGMEPIPKSWRGKCVSGVDFNTSNLNRKIIGARYYSKGFEAAEGPFKHQENYLSPRDKNGHGTHTASTIGGRILPNISVPGGFAIGVATGGAPLARLAIYKVCWNIPGSFGSIGTTCRDEDRLAAMDDAITDGVQVISISIGGGSALPYNEDATAAGALDAVEHNIVVVCSAGNSGPTRSTVTNVAPWILTVAASSIDRVFPSAVELGNGITIKGQTITSFTKQKMSRLIFAGDAEIHGKTTNNSTGYCLPGTLSPQKVKGKVVICKGGGVEPSLEVKRAGGLAMIEINPWEGMVIDVRSHVLPGTVIYQNDSHGILNYARMDKNPMAKLVPGKTVFHSKPAPFMAAFSSLGPSLVQPNILKPDITAPGQNILAAWSEVASLSGVEGDNRVAKYHIISGTSMSCPHVSAVAALLKAIHPNWSSAAMRSAIMTTARLENNIGKPITDATGKQANPFNYGSGHFQPSKAADPGLVYDATYNDYIAFLCSSGYSFDSSHPCPRNPPSPNDLNYPSVSISNLNGSMTVTRIVTNVGRSKSVYSLTVESPMGYLVKIIPRTLSFSQLMEKKKFLITIAKKRHDAKNIKKGKYAFGWYTWSDGIHTVRSPIAVASA, from the exons atgaagaattatCATCACAGTTTATGTTCTCTGATTCTGCTACTTCACCTCACAGCCTCATACGCAGCGGGAGAACGCCAG GCTTATATCGTCTACCTCGGACGCCACAGTGGGCTGAAAACTACGCAAGAAATTGAAGACGCTCACCACTCGTATCTGCTCTCTGTAAAGGCTACCGAAGATGAAGCCAAAGCGTCTCTTATTTACAGCTACAAGAAAGTAATCAATGGCTTCTCTGCATTGCTCACGTCTGATGAAGCGGCCAAGTTATCAG AAATGGAGGAAGTGGTTTCTGTATTTCCTGGACGCTCAAGATCGGTTCAGACTACAAGATCGTGGGGTTTTGTAAGCTTACTGGCGGGGGGAGGCCACTCCACCCACTCTCTCCAAGAACTTTGGGCTAAAGCCGGTTATGGGAAAGACATCATTGTTGGTGTCTTGGACACTG GCATATGGCCTGAATCTCAGAGTTTCAATGACATGGGGATGGAACCCATTCCAAAGTCATGGAGAGGAAAATGTGTAAGCGGTGTTGATTTTAACACATCTAA TCTTAACAGGAAGATAATTGGAGCTAGGTACTATTCGAAGGGATTCGAAGCAGCTGAAGGTCCATTTAAGCACCAGGAGAACTACTTATCACCAAGGGACAAGAATGGACATGGAACTCACACAGCATCCACAATTGGTGGCCGAATTCTACCAAACATTTCAGTTCCCGGTGGTTTTGCCATCGGAGTAGCGACCGGAGGGGCTCCACTTGCCCGCCTCGCCATATACAAAGTTTGCTGGAACATCCCAGGCTCGTTTGGATCCATAGGCACCACCTGTCGAGATGAAGACAGACTTGCTGCCATGGACGATGCCATTACAGATGGTGTGCAAGTGATCAGCATATCCATTGGTGGAGGCAGTGCCCTCCCATATAATGAAGATGCAACTGCAGCGGGAGCACTGGATGCCGTGGAGCATAACATTGTGGTGGTTTGCAGTGCCGGAAATTCTGGCCCTACCCGTTCAACAGTCACTAATGTGGCTCCCTGGATCCTCACTGTCGCGGCAAGTAGCATCGACCGAGTTTTTCCATCGGCTGTTGAGCTTGGAAACGGCATAACAATCAAG GGACAAACAATAACGTCTTTTACGAAACAGAAGATGAGCAGATTGATTTTCGCAGGAGATGCAGAAATCCATGGCAAAACCACAAATAATTCAACTGG ATACTGCCTTCCTGGAACCCTGTCACCTCAAAAAGTGAAAGGAAAAGTGGTGATTTGCAAGGGAGGGGGTGTTGAACCAAGTTTGGAGGTGAAAAGAGCTGGAGGTTTAGCTATGATCGAAATAAACCCTTGGGAAGGAATGGTAATAGATGTTCGATCTCACGTACTTCCAGGAACAGTTATATATCAAAATGATTCACATGGAATTCTTAATTATGCAAGAATGGATAAGAATCCAATGGCAAAACTTGTTCCAGGCAAGACTGTTTTTCATTCCAAGCCCGCGCCATTCATGGCTGCCTTTTCCTCCTTAGGCCCAAGTCTCGTCCAGCCTAACATTCTCAAG CCTGACATTACTGCCCCGGGACAAAATATCTTGGCAGCATGGAGTGAGGTAGCCTCTCTCTCAGGTGTGGAAGGTGATAATCGGGTGGCTAAGTACCACATCATATCAGGAACTTCCATGTCTTGCCCACATGTCTCAGCTGTGGCTGCACTTCTCAAAGCCATACACCCTAATTGGAGTAGCGCTGCTATGAGATCTGCTATCATGACCACAG CGAGACTGGAGAACAACATTGGCAAGCCAATCACAGACGCTACTGGAAAACAGGCGAACCCCTTTAATTATGGGTCAGGCCATTTTCAACCAAGTAAAGCTGCGGACCCTGGCCTTGTTTATGATGCCACATACAATGACTACATTGCCTTCCTCTGCAGCAGTGGGTACAGTTTTGATTCTTCACATCCCTGTCCAAGGAACCCTCCCTCCCCAAATGATCTCAATTATCCATCAGTTTCAATTTCCAATCTCAATGGAAGCATGACTGTCACGAGGATTGTCACAAATGTTGGCAGAAGTAAGAGTGTCTACTCTCTAACCGTTGAGTCACCAATGGGGTATTTAGTTAAGATAATACCAAGAACCTTATCCTTTAGTCAGTTGATGGAGAagaaaaagtttttaattaCAATCGCAAAAAAACGCCATGACgcaaaaaatattaagaaaggGAAGTATGCATTTGGTTGGTATACGTGGAGTGATGGGATTCATACTGTAAGAAGTCCAATTGCTGTAGCTTCAGCATAA
- the LOC127793920 gene encoding uncharacterized protein LOC127793920, whose protein sequence is MATRSPLLFLIVLLITATPPPSESLSYTTFQSLFSMAQSLMARVANLRAARGDFAGAERASLIARKLELGTGLGFWRSIWSLGWDYLRNYAWREAASFELLGAVPDINELLGFLNELTRIESESGRVEWVRRNYRSALRASRSLSQKLLKVFRQSGPLREVMQTVEKEVLEGELVRDCLELGGNDLKGLLQILKDVALHFSPSSNRAEL, encoded by the exons ATGGCCACCAGATCGCCCCTGCTCTTCCTGATCGTCCTCCTCATCACCGCCACTCCGCCGCCGTCCGAATCCCTCTCCTACACGACGTTCCAGAGCCTCTTCTCCATGGCGCAATCCCTCATGGCCCGCGTGGCCAACCTCCGCGCCGCCCGCGGCGACTTCGCCGGAGCCGAGAGGGCCAGCCTCATCGCGCGCAAGCTCGAGCTCGGCACCGGCCTGGGGTTCTGGCGGTCCATTTGGTCACTCGGCTGGGACTATCTGAGAAACTACGCCTGGAGGGAGGCGGCGTCGTTCGAGCTGCTTGGAGCCGTGCCGGACATCAACGAGTTGCTTGGTTTTCTGAACGAGTTGACTCGCATCGAATCGGAGTCCGGGAGGGTAGAGTGGGTTAGGCGAAATTACAGGAGTGCCCTCAGGGCCTCTAGGTCGCTCTCCCAAAAACTGCTCAAGGTGTTTCGCCAATCG GGGCCATTGAGGGAAGTGATGCAGACGGTGGAAAAGGAGGTGCTGGAGGGAGAGTTGGTGAGGGACTGCCTTGAATTGGGGGGCAATGACCTCAAGGGATTGCTTCAAATCTTGAAAGATGTTGCCTTGCACTTCTCCCCCAGCTCTAATAGGGCCGAGCTATGA
- the LOC127794132 gene encoding subtilisin-like protease SBT5.6 has product MESTMKITSALSLLLLLLLLPVLASCVDRQVYIVYFGEHSGQKTSYEIEETHHSYLSSVKKSEEEAKASLLYSYKNSINGFAAVLTPDEASKLSKLEEVVSVFRSEPTKYSLQTTRSWKFLGLEKRGGKNHQMKKSNLRLEAKYGKEIIVGLLDNGLWPESESFGDEGMGPIPKSWKGICHTGDAFNSSHCNKKIIGARYYLKGYEYNFGSLNTSLDYKSPRDSDGHGTHTSSTVGGRRVPNASALGGFASGTASGGAPLVRLAMYKVCWPVPGHSKAEGNTCAAEDMLAAIDDAIGDGVDVLSISIGTFEPTPYMNDGIAIGALHAIKKNIVVSCSAGNNGPKASTLSSPAPWIITVGASSVDRDFITHVGLGNHTIIKGQSVTPYEMEKKWYPLVNAAQVAAPEVPNDIAGQCLPESLSPEKTKGKIVLCFRGNGTRIGKGLEVRRAGGVGFILGNSPVNGAELLADAHFLPASAVSSDDAIKILEYINSTKNPVAYIFPGRTLLRRKPAPSMAGFTSRGPSTITPDILKPDITAPGLNILAAWSEASSPSKLETDKRVVKYNILSGTSMSCPHVAAAAALLKAIHPTWSSAAIRSALMTSAGQMNNMGKPITDAFGNLADPFQYGSGHLRPTKAADPGLVYDASYTDYLLFLCSSGVKNFDPSFKCPKRPPKISDLNYPSLAISKLNGTVTVKRTVKNVGSGNSIYFCKVKQPNGFSVKVFPPILVFDHVGQKKNFTITVKPEMEASATIGKNEYAFGWYTWMDGVHFVRSPMAISLA; this is encoded by the exons ATGGAATCAACCATGAAGATAACTTCAGCGCTCTCtctgctcctcctcctcctcctcctcccagTCTTAGCCTCTTGTGTTGATCGACAG GTTTATATAGTGTACTTCGGCGAACACAGTGGACAGAAGACATCGTACGAAATTGAAGAAACCCACCATTCATATCTGTCCTCCGTGAAAAAATCCGAGGAAGAAGCCAAGGCTTCTCTTCTTTACAGCTACAAGAACAGCATCAATGGCTTCGCTGCAGTGCTCACCCCAGATGAAGCTTCTAAACTCTCCA aaTTGGAGGAAGTCGTATCAGTGTTCCGAAGCGAACCGACAAAATACTCTTTGCAGACAACGAGGTCCTGGAAATTCTTAGGTTTAGAAAAGCGTGGTGGAAAGAACCATCAGATGAAGAAAAGTAACTTACGATTGGAGGCCAAATATGGGAAAGAAATCATAGTTGGACTCTTGGATAACG GACTCTGGCCGGAGTCGGAGAGCTTCGGTGACGAGGGAATGGGACCAATTCCAAAATCATGGAAAGGAATTTGCCATACCGGAGATGCTTTCAACTCATCACACTGCAATAA GAAAATAATTGGAGCTCGATACTATCTTAAAGGTTATGAGTATAATTTTGGCTCTCTAAACACTTCACTTGACTACAAATCTCCCCGTGATAGTGATGGCCATGGCACCCACACATCATCAACTGTCGGAGGGCGAAGGGTTCCCAATGCCTCGGCTCTTGGCGGGTTTGCTAGTGGTACCGCCTCAGGTGGCGCGCCACTCGTACGCCTAGCAATGTACAAAGTGTGTTGGCCAGTGCCAGGCCACAGTAAAGCTGAAGGCAACACATGCGCAGCCGAAGACATGTTAGCGGCTATTGATGATGCCATCGGTGATGGGGTGGACGTACTAAGCATATCAATTGGTACATTTGAACCAACCCCTTATATGAATGATGGCATTGCAATTGGAGCACTTCATGCTATCAAGAAAAACATCGTTGTGTCTTGCAGTGCCGGGAACAATGGCCCTAAAGCCTCAACCTTGTCTAGTCCTGCGCCATGGATCATCACTGTCGGTGCTAGTAGCGTGGACCGTGATTTTATCACACATGTGGGGCTTGGAAACCACACGATAATTAAG GGACAATCAGTTACTCCATACGAGATGGAGAAGAAATGGTACCCACTAGTTAATGCAGCACAAGTAGCAGCTCCTGAAGTGCCCAATGACATTGCAGG GCAATGCTTACCAGAATCTCTTTCGCCTGAGAAAACGAAAGGGAAGATTGTGTTGTGCTTCAGAGGGAATGGAACTAGAATTGGAAAAGGGCTGGAGGTGAGAAGGGCTGGTGGTGTTGGTTTTATCTTAGGAAATAGCCCAGTCAATGGGGCTGAGTTATTAGCCGATGCTCATTTTCTTCCCGCCAGTGCAGTGAGTTCAGATGATGCGATCAAAATTCTCGAATACATTAACTCTACTAAGAACCCGGTGGCTTATATTTTCCCAGGGAGGACATTGCTGCGAAGAAAACCGGCACCATCCATGGCCGGGTTCACTAGTAGGGGTCCAAGCACAATTACCCCTGATATTCTCAAG CCTGATATAACAGCTCCAGGGCTTAACATACTGGCAGCATGGAGTGAAGCATCGTCGCCATCAAAGCTGGAAACGGATAAAAGAGTTGTTAAGTACAACATTCTTTCAGGAACTTCTATGTCTTGCCCTCATGTAGCTGCCGCCGCCGCTCTTCTCAAAGCCATACACCCAACGTGGAGCAGTGCTGCTATACGATCTGCTCTTATGACCTCAG CTGGGCAGATGAACAACATGGGAAAACCAATAACCGATGCATTTGGCAACTTAGCCGATCCATTCCAATATGGTTCCGGCCATCTAAGGCCAACAAAAGCGGCGGATCCCGGGCTGGTTTACGACGCCTCCTACACCGACTACCTTCTTTTCCTTTGCAGCAGCGGCGTGAAAAACTTCGACCCCTCGTTTAAGTGCCCGAAAAGGCCACCAAAAATAAGCGATCTCAACTATCCATCCCTCGCCATCTCCAAGCTCAATGGAACAGTGACAGTGAAGAGAACAGTCAAAAATGTTGGCAGTggcaacagcatatatttttgcAAAGTCAAGCAACCCAATGGATTCTCCGTTAAGGTTTTTCCACCAATCTTGGTCTTCGATCATGTCGGCCAGAAGAAGAACTTCACCATTACAGTGAAACCAGAAATGGAAGCATCGGCCACAATTGGAAAGAACGAGTACGCATTTGGATGGTACACTTGGATGGATGGAGTCCATTTTGTTCGTAGTCCCATGGCAATATCTTTGGCTTAG
- the LOC127794674 gene encoding uncharacterized mitochondrial protein AtMg00810-like, which produces MDFSLGYSPKVDAPPERERLVCWLHKSIYGLKQASRQWFSKFSYAVIEYGFLQSKSNYSLFTKCVGSSFVALLVYVDDIIITGSDVVAIASLKSFLHSKFKLKDLGRLRYFLSLEIARSTKGIFFSQRHYALQLLEDTGFLSSKLAIVPMISNIRLSSDEGPLLEDVSAYRRLIVRLLYLTISRPDITFVIHKLSQYVSKPKKPHLDVVHHLLPYIKASPRQGLFLSAISSLQLRAFSDADWASCSGTRRSVTSFSVFLGDSLISWKVKKQSTMSQSSAETEYRALASTISEIQNYLSARDNNGHGTHTASTVGGRSIPNTSALGGFANGVATGGDPLVRLAIYKVCWNIPIRGGHHLPRRRRACCHMDDAIADGVQVISISLGGGSARAYDEDAIAMGALNAVERNIVWWFAELEILGLPLQQSLITVAASRPF; this is translated from the exons ATGGATTTTTCTCTTGGTTATAGCCCTAAAGTTGATGCTCCACCTGAAAGGGAGCGTTTGGTATGTTGGCTTCATAAGTCTATCTATGGGCTTAAACAGGCTTCTAGGCAATGGTTTTCTAAATTCTCATATGCCGTTATTGAATATGGATTTCTTCAATCAAAATCTAACTATTCCTTGTTTACCAAATGTGTTGGGTCTTCCTTTGTGGCCTTacttgtctatgttgatgatataatcatCACGGGTTCCGATGTTGTTGCCATAGCCTCTCTCAAGTCTTTTCTTCATAGCAAGTTCAAACTTAAGGATTTAGGCCGATTAAGGTACTTTCTTAGTCTTGAGATTGCACGGTCTACTAAGGGTATCTTTTTCTCCCAGCGGCATTATGCTTTACAGCTACTTGAAGACACGGGTTTCTTGTCTAGTAAACTAGCTATTGTTCCCATGATTTCTAATATCCGGTTAAGTTCAGATGAGGGTCCTTTACTTGAGGATGTGTCTGCCTATCGGCGGCTTATTGTGAGACTTCTATACTTAACCATTTCTCGGCCAGACATTACATTTGTTATCCATAAGCTTAGTCAATATGTTTCTAAGCCCAAGAAGCCTCATCTTGATGTTGTTCATCATTTGTTGCCATACATTAAAGCCTCTCCAAGGCAAGGTCTTTTTCTTTCTGCTATTTCTTCCTTACAACTTCGAGCATtttctgatgctgattgggcatcTTGCTCGGGCACTCGAAGATCTGTTACTAGTTTTAGTGTCTTTCTTGGTGACTCGTTAATCTCTTGGAAGGTTAAGAAGCAATCCACTATGTCTCAGTCTTCTGCTGAAACTGAGTATCGTGCTCTTGCTTCTACTATTAGTGAGATT CAAAACTATTTATCAGCAAGAGACAATAATGGGCATGGAACTCACACAGCATCCACTGTCGGGGGCCGCAGCATACCAAACACTTCAGCACTTGGCGGTTTTGCCAATGGAGTAGCCACCGGAGGGGATCCACTTGTTCGTCTCGCCATATACAAAGTTTGTTGGAACATCCCAATCAGAGGAGGGCACCACCTGCCGAGACGACGACGTGCTTGCTGCCATATGGACGACGCCATTGCAGATGGTGTGCAAGTGATCAGTATCTCCCTCGGTGGAGGCAGTGCCCGCGCATATGATGAAGATGCGATTGCAATGGGAGCACTGAATGCCGTGGAGCGTAACATTGTGTGGTGGTTTGCAGAGCTGGAAATTCTGGGCTTACCCCTTCAGCAGTCTCTAATCACGGTTGCGGCAAGTCGTCCGTTTTGA